The following are from one region of the Methanobacterium veterum genome:
- a CDS encoding Hsp20/alpha crystallin family protein, producing MNGRPKRRTSIDKIIDDAMDYINDVSDEIERSISSYTSAPETDLIETHDNIIVRTNLPGFKKEDIKIDLTEEKLKIKVLGYEETPLEKGAQVKSKGRRHGKIKRVVRLPEKVIVEEAAAKLENGVLTVTMPKAEKKVRHEVPIN from the coding sequence ATGAATGGAAGGCCTAAAAGGAGAACTTCGATTGATAAGATAATAGATGATGCTATGGATTATATCAATGATGTAAGCGATGAAATTGAAAGATCTATTAGCAGTTATACAAGTGCTCCAGAAACAGATTTAATTGAAACTCATGATAACATAATAGTCCGTACAAATCTTCCGGGATTTAAGAAGGAAGATATAAAAATAGATTTAACAGAAGAAAAACTTAAAATTAAAGTTTTAGGTTATGAAGAGACTCCCCTGGAAAAAGGGGCTCAAGTAAAATCAAAAGGAAGAAGACACGGTAAAATAAAACGAGTTGTAAGACTTCCAGAAAAAGTTATTGTAGAAGAAGCAGCTGCAAAACTTGAAAACGGCGTTTTAACAGTTACAATGCCTAAAGCAGAGAAAAAGGTAAGGCATGAAGTGCCTATTAATTAA
- a CDS encoding TIGR00296 family protein, which produces MVSEEEGKFLVKLAKESIKNYIVRRKIMDVPEDVPNNLKEDMGAFVTLNKNGMLRGCIGYSEPVKPLVNAVIDVAISAAVNDPRFPPVSLDEIDDLEIEVSVLTKPEIIEVEKPEEYLDKIEIGKDGLIIERGPFKGLLLPQVAVEWGWNVEEFLYNTCTKAGLTADCWLYNDVKIYKFHSEIFHE; this is translated from the coding sequence ATGGTATCTGAAGAAGAAGGAAAATTTCTGGTAAAACTCGCAAAGGAGTCCATAAAAAATTATATAGTCCGCAGAAAAATTATGGATGTACCTGAAGATGTTCCTAATAATTTAAAAGAAGATATGGGCGCATTTGTAACCTTAAATAAGAATGGAATGCTCAGGGGATGTATAGGTTATTCAGAACCCGTTAAGCCGCTTGTAAATGCTGTAATTGATGTTGCTATATCTGCTGCAGTAAATGATCCTCGTTTTCCACCGGTAAGCCTTGATGAAATAGACGACCTTGAAATTGAAGTAAGTGTACTTACAAAACCTGAGATTATTGAGGTTGAGAAACCTGAAGAATATCTGGATAAGATTGAAATAGGTAAAGACGGCCTTATTATAGAAAGAGGCCCATTCAAAGGGTTGTTACTTCCACAAGTAGCTGTAGAATGGGGATGGAATGTAGAGGAGTTCTTATATAATACCTGTACAAAAGCAGGACTTACTGCAGACTGCTGGCTCTACAATGATGTAAAAATCTATAAATTCCATTCAGAAATTTTCCATGAATAA
- a CDS encoding NOG1 family protein, whose protein sequence is MFIPTVPTPDEILDKSFRRAKKAADKVRTSKVPRYQMAKKTEEARIKTACQVTKDTLNNLLDKTPQVEQMHMFYQDYIDVMVGVDELKKSLGALNWAVGIISKIENEYVFKVRRSKSENAANVRRAAFGRIASVMRQIKDELDFLDFVKGKLRNMPTIDFEAFTLVIAGFPNVGKSTLLRQITPAEPKVANYPFTTHGIQIGHFEKRWKKYQIIDTPGLLDRPIRDMNNIELRAMVALEHLADVILYIFDASETSGYPLDAQMRLYEEIKHVFDTPIISVFNKMDLVENNKYLDEYISKLNEPLMISASEGSGVDLIIEELEEFNGGKKGNKD, encoded by the coding sequence ATGTTTATACCAACAGTACCAACGCCTGATGAAATCTTAGATAAAAGCTTTAGAAGGGCCAAAAAAGCAGCAGATAAAGTAAGGACATCCAAGGTCCCCCGTTATCAAATGGCGAAAAAAACAGAAGAGGCCAGAATAAAAACTGCCTGTCAAGTTACAAAAGATACATTAAATAATTTACTGGATAAAACACCGCAGGTGGAACAAATGCACATGTTTTACCAGGACTACATTGATGTTATGGTAGGTGTAGATGAGCTTAAAAAGTCTCTTGGGGCTTTAAACTGGGCAGTGGGTATTATATCCAAGATTGAAAATGAATATGTGTTTAAAGTAAGAAGGTCAAAGTCTGAAAATGCAGCAAATGTTAGACGGGCTGCATTCGGTAGAATTGCATCTGTGATGCGCCAGATAAAAGATGAACTTGACTTCTTAGACTTTGTGAAAGGGAAACTTCGAAATATGCCCACCATAGATTTTGAAGCATTTACATTAGTTATAGCAGGGTTCCCGAATGTTGGGAAATCCACACTGCTTCGCCAGATTACTCCTGCTGAGCCGAAGGTTGCAAACTATCCTTTTACAACCCATGGGATTCAAATAGGGCACTTTGAGAAAAGATGGAAAAAATACCAGATAATAGACACACCTGGACTTCTTGACAGGCCTATACGGGACATGAACAATATTGAACTCCGCGCTATGGTTGCACTGGAACACTTAGCTGATGTCATTTTATATATTTTCGATGCATCTGAAACATCGGGTTATCCTCTCGATGCTCAGATGAGATTATATGAAGAAATAAAACATGTTTTTGACACTCCAATAATAAGTGTTTTTAACAAAATGGATTTAGTAGAAAATAATAAGTATTTAGATGAATATATTAGTAAACTGAATGAACCTCTAATGATTTCAGCATCAGAAGGTTCTGGCGTGGATTTAATAATTGAAGAGCTGGAGGAATTTAATGGTGGAAAAAAAGGAAATAAAGACTAA
- a CDS encoding hemerythrin domain-containing protein, producing MAKGDVYKVFKKDHAHIKKLFNETLRDTSKYPEARRELEANMLGEEQFLYPAMDFIDEDMVNETKRENEEAFRTMARMKNMNEEDREWVDSLRRLNDLVVHHMEIEEKENGLFDKASEVLSEEAEEDILHLYNELKAENLPP from the coding sequence TTGGCAAAAGGAGATGTTTACAAAGTTTTTAAGAAGGATCATGCCCATATTAAAAAATTGTTTAATGAAACCTTAAGAGATACCTCAAAATATCCTGAAGCTCGGAGAGAACTGGAAGCTAACATGCTTGGTGAAGAGCAGTTCCTTTATCCTGCAATGGACTTTATTGATGAAGACATGGTAAATGAAACCAAAAGAGAAAATGAAGAAGCATTCAGAACAATGGCAAGAATGAAAAATATGAATGAAGAAGACCGTGAATGGGTGGACAGCTTAAGACGGCTGAATGATCTTGTGGTTCATCACATGGAGATTGAGGAAAAGGAAAATGGACTTTTTGATAAGGCATCTGAGGTTTTAAGTGAAGAAGCAGAAGAAGATATACTCCATTTATACAACGAACTAAAGGCAGAAAATCTTCCACCTTAA
- a CDS encoding Hsp20/alpha crystallin family protein, producing the protein MVEKKEIKTKKELEMEKTEKEVPVAKTESTEPEKVEEVKVEKVEKLQDEPETETKSEWETRAERGRGAAQKFFDDMIGTFRERGGDFEKALSEYTASAPSKLTTDLIETDGSLIVKADLPGVKKEDIVIDLTDDSIEIFAKFEEETEEEGKNFIKKERRYGEARRSLILPEAVKVKETSAKFDNGVLTVTLPKLEEKKRFQVKVD; encoded by the coding sequence ATGGTGGAAAAAAAGGAAATAAAGACTAAAAAAGAATTAGAAATGGAAAAAACTGAAAAAGAAGTTCCAGTAGCAAAAACAGAATCAACTGAACCTGAAAAAGTAGAAGAAGTCAAAGTAGAAAAAGTAGAAAAACTTCAAGATGAACCTGAAACAGAAACAAAATCAGAATGGGAAACCCGAGCAGAAAGAGGAAGAGGAGCTGCACAGAAGTTTTTCGATGATATGATAGGCACATTCCGTGAAAGAGGAGGGGACTTTGAGAAGGCTTTATCTGAATACACAGCATCTGCTCCAAGTAAGTTAACAACAGACTTAATAGAAACTGACGGTAGTCTGATTGTTAAAGCAGATCTTCCTGGTGTTAAAAAAGAAGATATAGTCATTGATTTAACAGATGACTCCATAGAAATCTTTGCAAAATTCGAAGAAGAAACAGAAGAGGAAGGTAAAAACTTCATCAAAAAAGAAAGGAGATATGGTGAAGCAAGAAGATCTTTAATACTGCCAGAAGCAGTTAAGGTCAAAGAAACATCAGCTAAGTTTGATAATGGTGTCTTAACAGTAACACTTCCTAAACTGGAAGAAAAAAAGAGGTTTCAGGTAAAAGTTGACTAA